A genomic stretch from Lathyrus oleraceus cultivar Zhongwan6 chromosome 2, CAAS_Psat_ZW6_1.0, whole genome shotgun sequence includes:
- the LOC127120405 gene encoding transcription factor ALC produces MSHFDKNLSSSSSQDDISLFLHQILLRSSSSSSSSSHLMPGSILSNPLQHANISPLHPITRPNPSSSVGGGLSGNDTDEYDCESEEGVEVLTEEAPTKSVASRSSSKRSRAAEVHNLSEKRRRSRINEKMKALQNLIPNSNKTDKASMLDEAIEYLKQLQLQVQMLSLKNGLSLHPMCYPEGLQPLSLSRLSMELSDGNRSTPLNMTSTLPHPQDNNPLLYASNLPNKNTLTSQPSMSSYPSYVNNNLETSFAVESRIPSHKRPLQQTSETVHGEDMLQNQQSNAIYSATNLLGGSQGVEEFEAGTMAAPSTNNSLQTCIAGRDQSNAIMRNSEPNAIFTS; encoded by the exons ATGTCCCACTTTGACAAAAACCTCTCTTCCTCTTCCTCGCAAGATGATATCTCCCTTTTTCTCCATCAAATTCTCCTCcgttcttcttcttcttcgtcttcCTCTTCCCATCTCATGCCTGGATCCATCCTCTCAAACCCACTTCAACATGCAAACATCTCGCCTCTTCATCCCATTACCAGACCAAACCCCTCCTCTTCTGTCGGAGGAGGACTCAGTGGTAACGACACGGATGAATATGACTGTGAAAGTGAG GAGGGTGTTGAAGTATTGACAGAAGAAGCTCCAACAAAATCTGTAGCTTCTAGGAGTTCTTCAAAGAGAAGTAGAGCAGCAGAAGTTCATAATTTGTCTGAAAAg AGAAGGAGGAGTAGGATCAATGAGAAAATGAAGGCTTTACAAAATCTGATACCTAATTCTAACAAG ACTGATAAGGCTTCAATGCTAGATGAAGCTATTGAATACCTTAAACAGCTTCAGCTCCAAGTACAG ATGCTGTCATTGAAAAATGGATTAAGTTTGCATCCTATGTGCTATCCAGAAGGCTTGCAGCCTCTGTCGTTGTCTCGGTTGAGTATGGAATTGAGTGACGGAAACCGGTCTACCCCTTTAAACATGACATCTACGCTGCCTCATCCCCAAGACAACAACCCTTTGCTCTATGCATCCAATCTTCCTAACAAAAACACATTGACGAGTCAGCCGTCGATGTCCTCCTATCCTTCGTATGTTAACAACAACCTAGAAACTTCTTTTGCGGTGGAATCCCGAATCCCGTCGCATAAAAGACCTCTTCAACAAACTTCAGAG ACGGTACACGGTGAAGACATGTTGCAGAACCAGCAATCGAATGCAATCTATTCTGCTACCAATCTATTAGGTGGTTCTCAAG GTGTCGAAGAATTTGAGGCGGGCACGATGGCTGCACCTTCTACTAACAACTCTTTGCAAACGTGTATCGCCGGAAGAGATCAGTCAAATGCAATCATGAGAAATAGTGAGCCAAATGCTATATTCACATCGTAA